The Pantoea sp. At-9b genome includes a window with the following:
- a CDS encoding YqaA family protein, translated as MNDFLTYGSLFGSSFLSATLLPGSSEAMLVALLIAQKGSVYGLLLAASVGNTLGGLTNIFLGRLMPPKGQGRWHNTAMTWLHRFGPAALLFSWLPVVGDLLCVFAGWLRVGWLPALLFLAIGKTLRYIVIATVTLQGLQWWH; from the coding sequence GTGAATGACTTTCTGACTTATGGCTCGTTATTTGGCAGTAGCTTTCTGAGTGCCACTCTCCTTCCGGGGAGCTCAGAAGCGATGCTGGTTGCCCTGTTGATCGCCCAAAAAGGCTCGGTCTATGGGTTGCTATTGGCTGCATCAGTGGGAAACACGCTGGGCGGTCTGACGAACATTTTTCTTGGTCGCCTGATGCCACCAAAAGGGCAGGGGCGATGGCATAACACAGCAATGACGTGGTTACACCGATTCGGACCTGCAGCCCTGCTGTTTAGCTGGCTACCCGTGGTGGGCGATCTGCTCTGCGTCTTCGCAGGCTGGTTGCGCGTTGGCTGGCTTCCGGCGTTGTTGTTTCTCGCCATCGGTAAAACACTGCGTTACATCGTTATCGCGACGGTCACTTTGCAAGGTTTGCAATGGTGGCATTGA
- a CDS encoding inner membrane protein YpjD, producing MFVFAIVALFAYSLSLALIIPSLLKRNGGWRRFAVLSACVALIAHAVALQQRIFAVDNGQNLSLLNIGSLVSLLICAIMTIVASRNRGWLLLPVVYSFALINLAFATFVPNAFITHLETTPGMMIHIGLSLFAYATLIIAALYALQLAWIDYQLKNKKLAFTQDMPPLLSIERKMFHITQIGVVLLTLVLVTGLFYMHNLFSAENVDKAVLSIIAWFVYIVLLWGHYHEGWRGRRVVWFNCSGAILLTMAYFGSRVLQHLLTQSSH from the coding sequence ATGTTCGTTTTTGCGATCGTGGCGCTGTTCGCCTACTCTCTCAGCCTTGCTTTGATCATCCCCAGCCTGCTGAAACGCAATGGGGGCTGGCGGCGCTTTGCTGTGCTCTCTGCCTGTGTGGCGCTAATCGCCCACGCTGTGGCGTTACAACAACGTATTTTTGCCGTCGATAACGGACAAAATCTTAGCCTGCTGAATATTGGCTCGCTGGTCAGCCTGCTGATCTGCGCCATTATGACTATCGTCGCATCGCGTAATCGGGGCTGGTTGCTACTGCCGGTTGTCTACAGCTTTGCCCTGATCAACCTGGCCTTTGCTACCTTCGTGCCCAATGCCTTTATTACGCACCTGGAAACCACACCGGGCATGATGATCCACATTGGTCTGTCGCTGTTTGCTTACGCCACCCTGATCATTGCGGCCCTGTATGCGTTGCAGCTGGCGTGGATCGACTACCAACTGAAAAATAAAAAGCTGGCGTTCACGCAGGACATGCCGCCGTTACTCAGCATTGAGCGCAAAATGTTCCACATCACGCAAATTGGTGTGGTGCTGCTGACGTTGGTGCTGGTGACTGGCCTGTTCTATATGCACAATTTGTTCAGCGCCGAGAATGTAGATAAAGCGGTGTTGTCGATTATTGCCTGGTTTGTTTATATCGTTTTGCTCTGGGGACACTATCACGAGGGCTGGCGCGGTCGTCGCGTCGTCTGGTTCAACTGCAGCGGTGCAATTTTGCTGACGATGGCCTATTTCGGCAGCCGTGTACTGCAACACCTGCTCACCCAATCGTCTCACTAA
- the yqaB gene encoding fructose-1-phosphate/6-phosphogluconate phosphatase yields MYDQYDALIFDMDGTILDSEPTHRKAWHQVLSRYGFAIDDEKMVGFNGAPTWQLAQFIIEQNNASHDPHQLAAEKTQVFKAMLLEGVRPLPLMEVVKAYHGRRPMAVGTGSEHSLAEALLKQLGVYHLFTAVVGADDVQRHKPQPDTFLRCAELMGVAPARCVVFEDADFGVQAAKAAGMDVVDVRLL; encoded by the coding sequence ATGTACGACCAATATGACGCCTTGATTTTCGATATGGACGGCACGATTCTCGATTCTGAGCCGACACATCGAAAAGCCTGGCATCAGGTGCTCAGCCGCTATGGTTTCGCCATTGACGACGAAAAAATGGTGGGCTTCAACGGTGCGCCTACTTGGCAGTTGGCGCAATTTATCATCGAGCAAAACAACGCCTCGCATGATCCGCATCAGTTGGCGGCGGAAAAGACTCAGGTCTTCAAAGCGATGCTGCTGGAAGGTGTTCGTCCGTTGCCATTGATGGAGGTGGTGAAGGCATATCATGGCCGTCGCCCAATGGCCGTCGGGACCGGCAGCGAACATAGCCTGGCGGAAGCGCTGTTGAAGCAGTTGGGCGTATATCATCTTTTTACCGCAGTCGTCGGCGCCGATGATGTTCAGCGCCATAAACCGCAACCGGATACCTTTTTGCGTTGCGCCGAGCTGATGGGCGTCGCACCCGCGCGTTGTGTGGTATTTGAAGATGCTGATTTTGGCGTGCAGGCAGCCAAAGCGGCAGGTATGGATGTGGTTGATGTCCGTTTACTGTGA
- the luxS gene encoding S-ribosylhomocysteine lyase, with protein sequence MPLLDSFTVDHTIMGAPAVRVAKTMKTPHGDTITVFDLRFCRPNKEILTERGIHTLEHLFAGFMRNHLNGEGVEIVDISPMGCRTGFYMSLIGAPDEQRVAKAWKGAMEDVLKVKEQNQIPELNEYQCGSYKLHSLDEAQQIARNVLAHEIGVNYNDDLKLPAEKLHELHI encoded by the coding sequence ATGCCACTGCTGGATAGTTTTACTGTAGATCACACCATCATGGGCGCGCCCGCAGTGCGTGTAGCAAAAACCATGAAAACTCCTCATGGCGATACCATCACCGTTTTTGACCTGCGCTTCTGCCGACCGAACAAAGAAATTCTGACCGAGCGCGGTATTCATACGCTGGAGCATCTTTTCGCCGGATTTATGCGTAACCACCTGAATGGTGAAGGCGTTGAAATCGTCGATATCTCGCCGATGGGTTGCCGTACCGGTTTTTACATGAGCCTGATTGGTGCGCCGGACGAGCAACGTGTGGCAAAAGCGTGGAAAGGGGCGATGGAAGACGTTCTGAAAGTGAAAGAGCAGAACCAGATCCCGGAATTGAACGAGTATCAGTGTGGTAGCTACAAGCTGCACTCACTGGACGAAGCGCAACAGATTGCTCGCAATGTGCTGGCACACGAGATTGGCGTTAACTACAACGACGATCTGAAACTGCCGGCAGAAAAACTGCACGAACTGCACATCTAG
- a CDS encoding HlyC/CorC family transporter, translating to MEHVSTTTLIITLVIMVLVSAYFSGSETGMMTLNRYKLRHQAKNGQRSARRVEKLLRRPDRLISLVLIGNNLVNILASALGTIVGMRLYGDAGVAIATGVLTFVVLVFAEVLPKTIAALYPEKVAYPSSFLLTPLQYVMLPLVWLLNTITRILMRMVGIKTDGSINSALSKEELRTIVYESRSLMSRRNQDMLLSVLDLEKVGVEDIMVPRNEIVGINVNDDWKSVVRQLSHSPHGRIVLFRDSLDDCVGMLRVREAWRMMTEKKEFNKETLLRAADEIYYVPEGTPLNVQLVKFQRNKKKVGLVVDEYGDIKGLVTIEDILEEIVGDFTTSMSPTLAEEVMPQTDGSVLIEGGANVREINKAFNWSLPEEEARTINGMLLEVLEEIPQVNTQVQVGKYDIDILDVQDNMVKQVRITPHTPLKSSIGS from the coding sequence TTGGAACATGTTTCAACCACCACGTTGATCATCACCCTGGTCATCATGGTGCTGGTCTCGGCCTATTTCTCCGGTTCAGAGACCGGCATGATGACGCTCAACCGCTACAAACTGCGCCATCAGGCGAAAAACGGTCAACGTAGCGCCCGTCGCGTCGAAAAACTGCTGCGCCGTCCGGATCGCCTGATTAGCCTGGTGCTGATTGGTAACAACCTGGTCAACATCCTGGCATCAGCCTTAGGTACCATTGTCGGCATGCGTTTATACGGCGACGCCGGTGTGGCGATTGCCACCGGTGTGCTGACCTTCGTGGTGTTGGTGTTTGCCGAGGTACTGCCGAAAACTATCGCGGCGCTCTACCCGGAGAAGGTCGCTTATCCCAGCAGTTTCCTGCTGACGCCGCTGCAATACGTGATGCTGCCGCTGGTCTGGCTGCTGAATACCATTACCCGCATTTTGATGCGTATGGTCGGCATCAAAACCGATGGTTCAATTAACTCCGCATTGAGCAAAGAGGAGTTACGCACCATTGTGTATGAATCGCGTAGCCTGATGTCACGCCGTAACCAGGATATGCTGCTGTCAGTGCTGGACCTGGAAAAGGTCGGCGTTGAAGACATCATGGTGCCGCGTAACGAGATCGTCGGCATCAACGTCAATGACGACTGGAAATCCGTGGTGCGTCAGCTTAGCCACTCTCCGCATGGCCGCATTGTCTTGTTTCGCGACTCGCTGGACGACTGTGTCGGCATGCTGCGTGTGCGTGAAGCCTGGCGCATGATGACCGAGAAAAAAGAGTTCAACAAAGAGACGCTGCTGCGCGCTGCCGATGAAATCTACTACGTGCCGGAAGGAACGCCACTGAACGTTCAGTTGGTGAAATTTCAACGTAATAAGAAGAAGGTCGGACTGGTCGTTGATGAATACGGCGATATCAAAGGTTTGGTAACCATCGAAGATATTCTTGAAGAAATCGTCGGTGACTTCACCACGTCAATGTCACCAACGCTGGCGGAAGAAGTGATGCCGCAGACTGACGGCTCAGTGCTGATTGAAGGCGGCGCTAACGTGCGTGAAATTAACAAAGCGTTCAACTGGTCGCTGCCGGAAGAGGAAGCCCGCACCATTAATGGCATGCTGCTGGAAGTGCTGGAAGAGATTCCACAGGTCAATACCCAGGTTCAGGTCGGCAAGTACGATATCGATATTCTCGATGTACAGGACAACATGGTGAAGCAGGTACGCATTACACCGCACACGCCACTGAAATCATCGATTGGTTCCTGA
- the gshA gene encoding glutamate--cysteine ligase, producing MLNKNKLFAQREVNVIPDVSKALSWLEAHPDALKGIGRGIERETLRVEPDGHLATTGHPESLGSALKHDWITTDFAETLLEFITPVDQNIDHMLSFLRDIHRHVARELGQERMWPFSMPCIIEDADKIELAQYGSSNIGKMKTLYRQGLKNRYGALMQTISGIHYNFSLPLSFWREWADVKDAESGKETISAGYLRLIRNYYRFGWVIPYLFGASPAICSSFLQGRDSNLPFETNDQGTLWLPYATSLRLSDLGYTNKSQSGLGITFNSLEGYVAALKAAIKTPSEDYAAIGTKDADGNWLQLNTNVLQIENELYAPIRPKRVTRSGEAPSDALQRGGIEYIEVRSLDINPFSAIGVDANQVRFLDLFLIWCTLADAPEMSADELLCSRKNWNRVVLEGRKPGQMIAVGCSEPQHTLVEVGKALFADLHRVAEVLDSNEGSTQYQQVCDQLVASFDDPELTYSARILHAMKENGLTGTGVALAEQYRHLLCEEPLEVLSEDDFTRQAQDSVLAQEKLEQSDTLDFASYLASREG from the coding sequence ATGCTGAACAAAAATAAATTATTCGCACAGCGGGAGGTTAATGTGATCCCGGACGTATCAAAAGCGCTTTCCTGGCTGGAAGCGCATCCCGACGCGTTAAAGGGTATCGGCCGTGGCATTGAACGCGAAACGTTGCGTGTCGAGCCGGATGGCCACCTGGCAACCACCGGGCACCCAGAGTCCCTGGGTTCTGCGCTGAAGCACGATTGGATTACCACCGATTTTGCCGAAACGCTGTTGGAGTTCATCACGCCTGTTGATCAGAACATCGATCACATGCTCAGTTTCCTGCGCGACATTCACCGCCATGTGGCACGTGAATTGGGTCAGGAGCGCATGTGGCCGTTTAGCATGCCCTGTATCATTGAAGATGCGGATAAAATCGAGCTGGCGCAGTACGGCAGCTCCAATATCGGCAAAATGAAGACGCTGTATCGCCAGGGCCTGAAAAACCGCTATGGCGCGTTGATGCAGACCATTTCAGGTATCCATTACAACTTCTCGCTACCGTTGTCATTTTGGCGTGAGTGGGCGGATGTCAAAGATGCGGAAAGCGGTAAAGAAACCATCTCCGCCGGTTATCTGCGTCTTATTCGTAACTACTACCGTTTCGGCTGGGTGATTCCGTATCTGTTTGGCGCATCGCCCGCGATTTGCTCCAGCTTCCTGCAAGGCCGGGACAGTAACCTGCCGTTTGAAACGAACGACCAGGGGACACTATGGCTGCCGTATGCCACCTCGCTGCGTCTGAGCGACCTCGGTTATACCAATAAATCGCAAAGTGGGTTGGGCATTACCTTTAACTCGCTGGAAGGGTATGTTGCCGCGTTGAAAGCCGCCATCAAGACGCCTTCTGAGGACTATGCGGCGATTGGCACCAAAGATGCTGACGGCAACTGGTTGCAGCTGAACACCAATGTGCTGCAAATCGAGAACGAATTATATGCGCCGATTCGTCCGAAGCGCGTGACGCGTAGCGGTGAAGCGCCTTCAGATGCGCTGCAACGCGGCGGTATTGAATACATTGAAGTTCGCTCGCTGGACATCAATCCGTTCTCTGCAATCGGCGTGGATGCGAACCAGGTGCGTTTCCTCGACTTGTTCCTGATTTGGTGTACGCTGGCAGATGCGCCAGAAATGAGTGCGGATGAGTTGCTGTGTAGTCGCAAAAACTGGAATCGTGTGGTGCTCGAAGGCCGTAAGCCAGGTCAGATGATTGCCGTGGGGTGCAGTGAACCCCAGCATACGCTGGTTGAAGTCGGTAAGGCATTGTTTGCGGACCTGCATCGCGTGGCGGAAGTGCTCGACAGCAATGAAGGCAGCACGCAATATCAACAGGTTTGCGATCAACTGGTGGCATCGTTTGACGATCCTGAGCTAACCTATTCGGCGCGCATCCTTCATGCCATGAAGGAAAATGGTTTAACCGGAACCGGTGTGGCACTGGCTGAACAGTATCGTCATCTGCTGTGTGAGGAGCCGCTTGAGGTGCTGAGCGAGGATGATTTTACGCGTCAGGCACAGGATTCAGTGCTCGCGCAAGAGAAGCTGGAACAGAGTGATACGCTGGATTTCGCCAGCTATCTCGCCAGCCGGGAAGGGTAA